Proteins from one Geomonas agri genomic window:
- a CDS encoding methyl-accepting chemotaxis protein, whose product MTVKSKLLGNIALTIVGISVLAGIGLFSIAKVKSSIEILTGKSTPLHLKMLELQQTVEKVSADFMRLEMTTEPAEVAHLSESITTRIKRMEELNDQIVQGGAASSGVDTAVLRDIEKTVVQVASQRLKDMTLFKSEIATVNSELQKAEASVVALRKQISEMGSSALSNINSSQAANLQVNSSIKKLLTLQSRLKDINIILSDLELVKNKFKVAPLRERLKNTVELTRNIEVDQGDNPAIKEVKGVATDILNQIGAEEGGLVALKLEMLNTPEKADAEHYANKARDIMKPLEENSRKIFNTIDTLELQIVKDRNKVVSSLGFQNAANTVMEAGSNISVDVKELNSGVRQIMLSATDAEVGKLVSTLAQTRKRIDTNIVLAGKVLLESGQKDLAQKISDVSETVRRASASIQKIEATKMGVIRSNAAMQRALESARGISREQAQRSEEQVKSIGENQQQILTGVRSAVDNATLLSYVMIAVSIAVVLISLVISLRIIASITKPLFHAKLVTAEIADGNLTKRIKVGSNDEIGDICSSINNIVVHFHEVISRVSHNTTQVASTSTELSCAAEQMATGAARVAEQAATVATASEEMAATSNDIAVSCTQAAAGSKQANDAAVAGADVVKGTVQGMNQIADQVRASAVTIGDLGQKSEQIGAIVNTINDIADQTNLLALNAAIEAARAGKQGRGFAVVADEVRALAQRTASATREIGEMIKAVQQQTKGAIDVMQSGVSRVEAGTVEAAKSGAALEEILQQIGSVTLQVNQIATAAEEQTATTVEISNNIQSINEVVQDTAKNAQESASSALLLSRLAEEQQKLVGQFKLSE is encoded by the coding sequence ATGACCGTCAAAAGCAAGCTTCTGGGCAACATCGCGCTGACCATCGTCGGCATTTCCGTCCTGGCCGGGATCGGGCTCTTTTCCATCGCCAAGGTCAAGTCCAGCATCGAGATCCTGACCGGTAAATCGACTCCGCTGCACCTGAAGATGCTGGAGTTGCAGCAGACGGTGGAAAAAGTTTCCGCGGACTTCATGCGGCTGGAGATGACCACAGAACCGGCCGAGGTGGCCCATCTCTCGGAGTCGATCACCACCCGCATCAAGAGGATGGAGGAGCTGAACGACCAGATCGTCCAGGGTGGTGCGGCCTCCAGCGGCGTAGACACCGCGGTGCTGCGGGACATCGAGAAGACCGTGGTCCAGGTGGCCTCGCAGCGGCTCAAGGACATGACGCTCTTTAAAAGCGAGATCGCCACGGTGAACTCGGAGCTGCAAAAGGCCGAGGCAAGCGTGGTGGCATTGCGCAAGCAGATCAGCGAGATGGGGAGCAGCGCCCTCTCCAACATCAACTCCTCCCAAGCCGCCAACCTCCAAGTCAACAGCTCTATCAAGAAGCTCCTCACCCTGCAAAGCCGGCTCAAGGACATCAACATCATCCTGAGCGACCTGGAGCTGGTCAAGAACAAGTTCAAGGTGGCACCGCTGCGGGAGCGCCTTAAGAACACGGTGGAACTAACCCGGAACATCGAGGTGGACCAGGGGGACAACCCAGCCATCAAGGAGGTCAAGGGGGTGGCCACCGACATCCTGAACCAGATCGGCGCCGAAGAGGGGGGGCTGGTGGCGCTCAAGCTGGAGATGCTCAACACCCCCGAAAAGGCCGACGCGGAACATTACGCCAACAAGGCGCGCGACATCATGAAGCCGCTGGAAGAAAACAGCAGGAAGATCTTCAACACCATCGACACCCTCGAACTGCAGATCGTGAAGGACCGCAACAAGGTGGTCTCTTCGCTTGGCTTCCAGAATGCGGCCAATACGGTCATGGAGGCGGGAAGCAACATCAGCGTCGACGTGAAGGAACTTAACTCTGGCGTGCGCCAGATCATGCTCAGCGCCACCGACGCCGAGGTGGGGAAACTGGTCAGCACCCTGGCCCAAACCCGCAAGCGGATCGACACCAACATCGTCCTGGCGGGGAAGGTGCTGCTTGAATCGGGGCAGAAGGACCTGGCTCAGAAGATCTCCGACGTATCGGAAACAGTGCGCCGCGCCTCGGCCTCGATCCAGAAGATAGAGGCCACCAAGATGGGGGTGATCCGGAGCAACGCCGCCATGCAGAGGGCGCTCGAGTCAGCGCGCGGCATTTCGCGCGAGCAGGCACAGAGAAGCGAGGAGCAGGTCAAGAGCATTGGGGAGAACCAGCAGCAGATCCTGACCGGCGTGCGCAGCGCGGTCGACAACGCCACCCTGCTCTCCTATGTCATGATTGCGGTTTCCATCGCCGTGGTGCTGATCTCACTGGTGATCAGCCTGCGCATCATCGCCTCCATCACCAAGCCCCTCTTCCACGCCAAGCTGGTCACCGCCGAGATCGCCGACGGCAACCTCACCAAGCGCATCAAGGTCGGCTCCAACGACGAGATCGGCGACATCTGCAGCAGCATCAACAACATCGTGGTGCACTTCCACGAGGTGATCTCGCGGGTGTCACACAACACCACCCAGGTCGCCTCCACCTCGACCGAACTCTCCTGCGCAGCAGAGCAGATGGCGACCGGGGCGGCGCGGGTCGCCGAACAGGCGGCCACGGTGGCAACGGCCAGCGAGGAGATGGCAGCCACCTCCAACGACATCGCGGTCAGCTGCACCCAGGCCGCAGCCGGCTCCAAGCAGGCCAATGACGCTGCGGTCGCCGGCGCCGACGTGGTCAAGGGGACGGTTCAGGGGATGAACCAGATTGCGGACCAGGTGCGAGCCTCAGCAGTCACCATCGGCGACCTGGGGCAGAAGTCGGAACAGATCGGCGCCATCGTCAACACCATCAACGACATCGCCGATCAGACCAACCTGCTGGCCTTGAACGCCGCCATCGAGGCAGCGCGTGCGGGAAAACAGGGGCGCGGATTTGCCGTAGTGGCCGACGAGGTGCGCGCGCTGGCGCAGCGGACCGCGAGCGCCACCCGTGAAATCGGGGAAATGATTAAAGCAGTGCAGCAGCAGACCAAGGGGGCTATCGACGTTATGCAGTCGGGAGTGAGCCGGGTCGAGGCGGGAACGGTCGAGGCGGCCAAGTCCGGGGCAGCCCTGGAGGAGATCCTGCAGCAGATAGGATCGGTCACCCTGCAGGTGAACCAGATCGCCACTGCGGCCGAGGAGCAGACAGCCACCACGGTGGAAATCAGCAACAACATCCAGAGCATCAACGAAGTGGTGCAGGATACCGCCAAGAACGCGCAGGAGTCGGCCTCGTCCGCGCTGTTGCTGTCGCGGCTGGCTGAGGAGCAGCAAAAACTGGTGGGGCAGTTCAAGCTGAGCGAATAA